One region of Megalopta genalis isolate 19385.01 chromosome 15, iyMegGena1_principal, whole genome shotgun sequence genomic DNA includes:
- the Got1 gene encoding glutamate oxaloacetate transaminase 1, which produces MNSRFSGVKLGPPIEVFALQKAFVDDTYEKKVNLSIGAYRTPEGKPWVLPVVRKVEKSLAADELQNHEYLPVLGLDAFSQAATTMLLGTDSPIVAQGRVVAIQTLSGTGALRVAAEFLSRILHYDTFYYSRPTWENHKLVFISGGFKRACEYTYWNPNTRNVDIEAMLKDIDDAPENSVIILHACAHNPTGCDPTPEQWSRIADLIERKKLYPLFDSAYQGFASGNLDKDAYAVRMFAERGIEFMCAQSFAKNFGLYNERVGNLVVVMSDVKVTAQVKSQLTLIVRGMYSNPPNHGARIVTTVLRNPDLFKEWSGHIITMSGRIKEMRQILYERLVRLGTPGSWEHIKEQIGMFSYTGLTERQVEHLVNHYHIYMLRSGRINMCGLNELNLDYVANAIYETVILFPQNEKNCTC; this is translated from the exons ATGAACTCAAGATTCAGCGGGGTTAAACTAGGACCTCCGATAGAGGTTTTCGCCCTCCAGAAAGCTTTTGTGGATGATACTTACGAAAAGAAAGTAAATTTGTCAATAGGAG CTTATCGTACTCCTGAAGGCAAACCTTGGGTGTTACCAGTTGTCAGAAAAGTAGAGAAATCATTAGCTGCTGATGAACTACAAAATCATGAATATCTTCCAGTTTTGGGATTAGATGCTTTTAGCCAAGCAGCAACAACTATGCTACTAGGAACAGATTCCCCTATTGTTGCTCAAGGTCGTGTTGTTGCTATTCAAACATTGTCTGGAACTGGGGCACTACGTGTTGCAGCTGAATTCTTAAGTCGTATACTACATTACGATACGTTTTATTATAGCAGACCTACTTGGG AGAACCACAAACTTGTGTTCATTAGTGGAGGATTTAAAAGAGCTTGTGAATATACATACTGGAATCCAAATACTCGTAATGTTGATATAGAAGCAATGCTTAAAGATATTGATGATGCACCAGAAAATTCAGTAATTATTCTACATGCGTGTGCTCATAATCCTACTGGATGTGATCCAACTCCTGAGCAATGGTCTAGAATAGCTGATTTAATAGAGAGGAAAAAATTGTACCCACTTTTTGATAGTGCATATCAG gGTTTTGCAAGTGGTAATTTAGATAAAGATGCTTATGCTGTGAGAATGTTCGCTGAACGTGGTATAGAATTCATGTGTGCACAAAGTTTTGCTAAGAATTTTGgattatataatgaaagagtTGGAAATTTAGTAGTTGTTATGTCTGATGTGAAAGTAACAGCTCAAGTTAAGTCTCAATTAACGTTGATAGTTCGAGGAATGTATAGCAATCCTCCCAATCATGGAGCAAGGATAGTTACAACAGTGTTGCGAAATCCTGATCTATTCAAAGAatg GAGTGGTCATATTATTACAATGTCTGGTAGAATAAAGGAAATGCGCCAAATTTTGTATGAAAGACTGGTTCGATTAGGAACACCTGGTTCATGGGAACACATTAAAGAACAAATAGGAATGTTTTCCTACACTGGTCTTACTG aGAGACAAGTGGAACATCTCGTAAATCATTATCATATTTACATGTTACGAAGCGGTAGAATAAACATGTGCGGACTCAATGAACTCAACTTGGATTATGTTGCAAATGCTATCTACGAAACTGTTATACTATTTCCACAAAATGAAAAAAACTGTACATGTTAA
- the LOC117219730 gene encoding small integral membrane protein 8 has translation MNKKQNKAEPGDGLRSLRSTMMFRAVNYELYAKPNKVVMIFGAATMLSCVGYILYMRQKYDSTQYYNAITEDGSVVLEKKTSKWVD, from the exons ATgaataaaaaacaaaataaagcAGAACCAGGTGATGGTTTACGAAGTCTTAGAAGCACAATGATGTTTCGTGCagttaattatgaattatatGCTAAACCG AATAAAGTAGTAATGATTTTTGGAGCTGCAACAATGTTAAGTTGTGTGGGATATATTTTGTATATGCGACAAAAATATGATAGTACACAGTACTATAATGCAATAACGGAGGATGGATCAGTTGTTTTAGAAAAAAAGACATCTAAATGGGTTGATTGA
- the LOC117219729 gene encoding U3 small nucleolar ribonucleoprotein IMP3, which yields MVRKLKYHEQKLLKKVDFIAWQADNNLNEVKILKQFRIRKREDYTRYKKLGREIRELGNKIKELDAEHPFRIEQSALLLEKLYMIGLIPTKWDLSLTQKVDGIAFCRRRLPVIMVRNKMSENLKLATQLIEQGHVRVGAEVIKDPAFLVTRNLEDFVTWVDTSAIKKHILEYNDARDDFDML from the exons ATGGTCAGAAAATTAAAATACCACGAacagaaattgttaaaaaaagTTGATTTTATAGCATGGCAAGCAGATAATAATTTAAATGAAGTGAAAATCCTGAAACAATTTCGAATACGAAAAAGAGAAGATTATACAAG GTACAAGAAATTAGGACGAGAAATTCGTGAATTGGGAAACAAAATTAAAGAACTTGATGCTGAGCATCCTTTTCGAATTGAACAAAGTGCATTATTgttagaaaaattgtatatgaTAGGACTCATACCAACAAAATGGGATTTATCGTTAACGCAGAAAGTAGATGGAATTGCCTTTTGTAGACGACGATTGCCAGTTATTATGGTACGGAATAAGATGAGCGAAAACCTTAAATTGGCAACACAATTAATAGAACAAGGTCATGTTAGAGTTGGAGCAGAAGTTATAAAAGATCCTGCATTTTTAGTAACAAG GAATTTAGAAGATTTTGTTACATGGGTAGATACATCAGCTATCAAAAAGCATATTTTAGAGTATAATGATGCT AGGGACGATTTTGATATGCTGTAA
- the LOC143260579 gene encoding uncharacterized protein LOC143260579, with amino-acid sequence MNEESELESFCSSCKSILQCASSIGEPYNSNEEIYQLTEENNRKTSIKNYENNLDIIDTTHEDIGHLKSYVHKQGEVDEEIIEKLMFYTNKKLKCIDLINEPDLFPSDTYKNIAHKITCVESGNNDFKNKTNSSKIIQAQSTKQKNNNKTMKAKDVIRDTIESSRMINNNSPNTAQNILEYRKDILKTARIVLELSTYIDNMRKLILHKLNKRQSEFSFNNQNNGIKTITNQDLSTHFYNPSCTKRKK; translated from the exons ATGAATGAAGAATCAGAATTAGAAAGTTTCTGTTCTTCTTGCAAATCTATTTTACAATGCGCATCTAGCATCGGTGAACCATACAATTCAAACGAAGAAATCTATCAATTAACCGAAGAGAATAATAGAAAAACATcgattaaaaattatgaaaataatttagATATTATTGATACAACACATGAGGACATTGGTCATCTAAAGTCTTATGTACATAAACAAGGAGAAGTAGACGAAGAgatcattgaaaaattaatgtTTTACACAAACAAGAAATTAAAATGTATTGATTTAATAAATGAGCCAGACTTGTTTCCATCTGACACATATAAAAATATTGCTCATAAAATTACGTGTGTCGAGTCTGGAAATAATGATTTTAAGAATAAGACAAATTCTTCGAAAATAATACAAGCTCAAAGTACTAAGCAAAAGAACAATAACAAAACTATGAAAGCAAAAGATGTAATACGAGATACAATAGAAAGTAGTAGaatgattaataataattctcCAAACACTGCCCAGAACATTCTAGAATATCGTAAAGATATACTTAAAACTGCTCGAATAGTATTAGAACTGAG CACTTATATTGACAATATGCGGAAATTGATCCTTCACAAATTAAATAAAAGACAATCTGAATTTTCATTCAATAACCAAAATAACGGTATTAAAACTATTACAAATCAAGATCTTTCTACACATTTTTATAATCCTTCATGTACCAAACGAAAGAAGTAA
- the Pgm1 gene encoding phosphoglucose mutase 1 has protein sequence MSSAVTSRIIETRVYEGQKPGTSGLRKAVKVFMQEHYTENFVQAILEALGNQLIGSTLVVGGDGRYYGKEAVGKIIRIAAANGVKKLIVGQNGILSTPAVSTIIRKYKTQGGIVLTASHNPGGPDADFGIKFNCENGGPAPDNVTNKIHEITTQLKSYKIASDINVDIDKIQSTTIQIDGNSFIVDVIDSVNDYLELMKDIFDFSSIKNLLQGNFKVLINGMNGVTGPYIKRIFSNELGVDDSSIVNTTPLEDFGGHHPDPNLTYAKDLVDAIRNGPYDFGAAFDGDGDRNMILGKNAFFVTPSDSVAVLAANLNAIPYFKKTGVKGYARSMPTGAAVDRVASKTGIKFFEVPTGWKYFGNLMDAGLLSICGEESFGTGSDHIREKDGIWACLAWLSVISNLGKSVEEILLSHWQIYGRNFFTRYDYENCESEGANKMMQFIETEIQKPDFVGKTFTSAGKTYVVKLADNYSYVDPVDGSQANKQGLRILFEDGSRIIYRLSGTGSSGATIRVYVDSYEDDPTSFKKDAQEVLKTLVNIALDLSKLREYTGRDAPTVIT, from the exons ATGTCGAGTGCAGTGACAAGTAGAATTATAGAAACTCGAGTGTACGAGGGCCAGAAGCCGGGTACCTCAGGACTGCGAAAAGCCGTGAAAGTTTTTATGCAAGAACATTATACGGAAAATTTCGTTCAAGCAATACTTGAAGCACTTGGTAATCAGTTGATTGGTAGCACGTTAGTTGTAGGTGGTGACGGAAGATATTACGGCAAAGAAGCAGTTGGAAAAATTATCAGAATCGCTGCGGCTAACGGA GTGAAGAAGCTAATAGTTGGCCAGAATGGAATACTCTCAACTCCTGCAGTGTCCACTATAATAAGAAAATACAAGACCCAAGGAGGAATTGTCCTGACTGCATCTCATAATCCTGGTGGTCCTGATGCTGATTTTGGAATCAAATTCAATTGTGAGAATGGTGGTCCAGCTCCGGACAATGTGACAAATAAAATCCATGAAATTACCACACAACTGAAAAGCTATAAAATTGCTTCTGATATAAATGTAGACATAGATAAGATACAAAGCACTACTATTCAGATTGATGGAAACAGCTTCATAGTTGATGTGATAGACTCTGTGAATGATTACTTAGAGCTtatgaaagatatttttgatttCTCCAGCATTAAGAATCTGCTTCAAGGAAATTTTAAGGTTCTTATTAATGGAATGAATGGAG TTACTGGGCCATATATTAAAAGAATATTTAGCAACGAATTAGGTGTTGATGACTCCAGCATTGTTAATACAACTCCTCTTGAAGATTTTGGAGGACACCATCCTGATCCCAATTTGACTTATGCCAAAGACTTGGTAGATGCTATAAGAAATGGTCCATATGATTTTGGTGCTGCTTTTGATGGAGATGGTGATAGAAATATG ATTTTGGGCAAGAATGCATTCTTTGTTACCCCCTCTGATTCAGTAGCTGTGTTGGCTGCTAACTTGAATGCAATACCATATTTTAAGAAAACTGGTGTTAAAGGCTATGCCAGGTCTATGCCAACAGGTGCTGCTGTGGATAGAGTTGCTTCTAAAACTGGAATTAAATTCTTTGAAGTACCCACTGGCTGGAAGTATTTTG GTAATTTAATGGATGCTGGGCTTCTGTCAATTTGTGGAGAAGAAAGTTTCGGCACTGGTTCTGATCACATTCGCGAGAAAGATGGGATATGGGCATGTCTTGCATGGCTTAGTGTAATTTCGAATCTTGGTAAATCTGTAGAAGAAATATTGTTAAGTCATTGGCAAATCTATGGAAGAAACTTTTTCACTAG aTATGATTATGAAAATTGTGAATCTGAAGGAGCGAATAAAATGATGCAGTTTATTGAAACCGAAATCCAAAAGCCTGACTTTGTAGGTAAAACATTTACATCTGCAGGCAAGACATACGTTGTTAAGTTAGCTGATAATTACTCCTATGTAGATCCTGTTGATGGGAGCCAAGCCAATAAACAG GGATTACGAATACTGTTCGAAGATGGTTCCCGTATAATATACCGTCTATCTGGTACAGGAAGTTCTGGCGCTACTATTCGTGTGTATGTTGATAGTTACGAAGATGATCCAACATCTTTCAAGAAAGATGCTCAAGAAGTTCTTAAAACATTAGTTAATATTGCACTAGACTTAAGTAAATTGCGTGAATACACCGGACGCGATGCACCAACCGTAATCACGTAA
- the LOC117219731 gene encoding neutral amino acid transporter 9, which yields MYKANDWDFGMQHDSGSESAPLLSSESHTSIESTIFNDSETSDFECTPTSTYFKYGSLEACNVNSPVTVVPKRPPPITQKHTAIILLTNSCPLNVTQHRCYDIHNTDLIFNNDTCESTGKKSLLNDFTSRYLSPSLEQESTRNTCEEKSKQSSLVTVFAIWNTILGSSLLTIPWGIQMAGFFPGIILILVMSGLCSYTAYCLLLVHNYHGGHKGVEVIYLSRVYLNKWAEYIAKSFSITVLLGATIAYWILMSNFLYNSVNFIYDSIKETDVSLVSNNSYSSEILCPKKLSNSTNTVVHEYTYSSLGPFWDLYKTVPIFLGLLIFPILNFNSPTFFTKFNSLGTASVIYLIAFVLVKTTSWGVNMEQSDWEISWTLKISFPALSGMLAMSFFIHNIIITIMQNNHDQSKNGRDLSFAYSLVTLTYIIVGVVFYVCFPLSKSCIEDNLLNNFQKWSGLTVGARIVLLFQLLTVYPLLAYMLRIQLLSSICKTFNTGCVLLVNIILVCICILFAVFVPYIGTIIRFTGALSGFVYVFTLPSLLYLAILKEQKRLSLFVMILHISIPLFGFLNLLAQFFVTES from the exons atGTATAAAGCAAATGATTGGGATTTTGGCATGCAACACGATAGTGGATCAGAGAGTGCCCCATTACTCTCTTCAGAATCTCATACAAGCATAGAATCTACTATATTTAATGATTCAGAAACGAGTGACTTTGAATGTACACCTACCAGTACATATTTCAA ATATGGTAGTTTGGAAGCTTGTAATGTTAATTCCCCAGTAACTGTAGTACCAAAGAGACCACCACCCATCACTCAAAAACACACAGCAATTATATTATTGACCAACTCCTGTCCACTAAATGTAACACAACACAGATGTTATGACATTCATAATACTGATCTG ATATTTAATAATGACACATGTGAATCAACTGGTAAAAAGTCTTTGCTGAATGATTTTACAAGCAGATATTTATCTCCATCATTGGAACAGGAAAGTACACGTAACACATGCGAGGAGAAATCAAAGCAAAGTTCTCTAGTAACTGT GTTTGCAATATGGAATACCATATTAGGTTCATCATTATTAACAATACCATGGGGTATTCAAATGGCTGGTTTTTTCCCTGGTATTATTCTCATACTTGTAATGAGCGGATTATGTTCGTACACTGCTTATTGTCTTCTTCTTGTACACAATTATCATG GTGGGCATAAGGGTGTAGAAGTAATTTATTTAAGCCGAGTATACTTGAATAAATGGGCAGAATATATCGCTAAATCTTTTAGCATTACTGTGTTACTTGGTGCAACTATTGCATATTGGATACTAATGTCTAACTTTCTGTATAATTCTGTAAATTTTATATATG ATAGTATAAAAGAAACTGATGTATCTTTAGTAAGCAATAATTCTTATTCATCAGAAATATTGTGTCCAAAGAAACTGTCCAATAGTACAAATACTGTAGTTCATGAGTATACATACAGCTCTTTAGGACCATTTTGGGATTTATATAAAACAGTTCCTATATTTCTTggtttattaatatttccaatTTTGAATTTTAATAGCCCCACTTTCTTTACAAAATTCAATTCTCTTG GAACCGCATCAGTTATATATTTAATTGCATTTGTCTTGGTGAAAACTACATCATGGGGTGTAAACATGGAACAATCAGATTGGGAAATTAGTTGGACACTCAAGATCTCATTTCCTGCTCTTTCTGGGATGCTAGCAATGTCATTCTTTATCCATaacattataattactataatgcAAAATAATCATGATCAAAGTAAAAAT GGAAGAGATCTTTCATTTGCATATTCACTTGTCACACTAACTTACATTATAGTTGGTGTAGTGTTTTATGTATGTTTTCCACTTAGTAAATCGTGCATCGAAGAT AATCTATTGAATAACTTTCAAAAATGGAGTGGTTTAACAGTAGGTGCACGAATCGTTCTACTCTTCCAGTTGTTAACAGTTTATCCATTACTTGCTTACATGCTACGTATTCAATTGCTTTCTTCCATATGTAAAACATTTAATACAGGTTGTGTTCTTTTAGTTAATATTATCTTAGTATGCATATGCATTCTTTTTGCAGTTTTTGTTCCATATATTGGTACAATAATACGGTTTACAGGTGCTTTGAGTGGTTTCGTCTATGTATTTACATTACCGAGTTTATTGTATCTAGCAATTTTGAAAGAGCAAAAACGACTGTCATTATTTGTTATGATTCTGCATATAAGTATACCACTATTTGGCTTTCTTAATCTGCTTGCACAGTTTTTTGTTACAGAATCATGA
- the LOC117219661 gene encoding ATP synthase subunit C lysine N-methyltransferase, with amino-acid sequence MSEVNDLNYILSKSENIGKPYKPSKLGWCLVGITGGIATAISVVCIPFVSPAFRKICLPYVPATTQQVQNVLVALEKRSGSLIDLGSGDGRIVFAAAKAGFKAHGIELNPWLVWYSRLKALFTGFSSQTKFIRQNLWTYNLNNYNNIILFGVGQMMQEIEDKFLMELQEDCTIVACRFPLPNMCAIKVIGEGVDTVWVYKVPKKS; translated from the exons atgt CAGAGGTTAACGATCTAAATTACATTCTCAGTAAAAGTGAAAATATTGGTAAACCGTATAAACCGTCTAAACTTGGTTGGTGTCTCGTTGGAATAACAG GAGGTATTGCTACAGCCATAAGTGTAGTATGTATTCCTTTTGTGAGTCCTGCATTTCGTAAAATATGTTTGCCTTACGTACCAGCTACCACTCAACAGGTACAGAATGTATTAGTAGCCTTAGAAAAGCGTTCTGGCTCTTTGATTGATCTTGGAAGTGGAGACGGGCGTATA GTTTTTGCAGCAGCCAAAGCTGGATTCAAAGCTCATGGTATTGAATTAAATCCTTGGTTGGTATGGTACTCCAGGTTAAAAGCTTTATTCACAGGATTTTCATCCCAAACAAAATTTATTAGGCAAAATCTATggacatataatttaaataattataataacattattcTATTTGGAGTAGGTCAAATG ATGCAAGAAATAGAAGATAAATTTTTGATGGAATTACAGGAAGATTGTACTATAGTTGCTTGCAGATTTCCACTTCCTAATATGTGTGCAATAAAAGTAATAGGAGAAGGAGTTGATACTGTTTGGGTTTATAAAGTTCCAAAAAAGAGTTAA
- the Bet5 gene encoding blocked early in transport 5, protein MTIHNLYIFSKNGTLLYYAEWNRLNKSGITKEEEAKLMYGMLFSIKSFVNKISPLDPKEGFLYYKTSKYTLHYFETPSGLKFVLNTDNASQNARELLQQLYRDVYLEYVVKNPLCQLNEPIQSELFKLKVDELFKKSPLFLSRTI, encoded by the exons ATGACAAttcacaatttatatatattttctaaaaatgGAACACTATTGTATTACGCTGAATGGAATAGGTTGAATAAATCTGGAATTACGAAGGAAGAG gAAGCTAAACTCATGTATGGAATGTTATTCTccattaaatcatttgtaaataaaatatctccATTGGATCCGAAGGAAGGATTTTTGTATTACAAAACCAGTAAATACACGTTACATTATTTCGAAACTCCCTCAGGATTAAAATTTGTTTTGAACACGGACAATGCTTCACAGAATGCGAGAGAATTATTACAACAATTATATAGAGAC GTATATTTAGAATATGTCGTAAAGAATCCTCTATGTCAACTGAATGAACCAATCCAAAGTGAGCTTTTTAAGCTAAAAGTAGATGAATTATTTAAGAAATCGCCTCTATTTTTAAGTAGAACAATTTAA